GAAGGGAGTGGAAACGATGCGGAAACAGAGGATGGAGACCTTTCAGAAGGGGAGTTTAGGTCAGGCGacacggaggaggagggcgtaGACGTTTCGTTTTTACTGAAACAGGCAGAAGAGCTGCCTCGCGAAGACGTCGAGAACCTGATTCAGAATCTACAGGAGAACTTGCCGCATCTGTTCGAGCCCGTCCACGCAAAGTTTGTGAAAGAAATGCACCACAGTCTtgcgtcgtcggcgcagCTCAGGGACGCACAGAGCACGGCTTCCACGCCCTCGCGGGACACACTACAGATTTCCGAGGGCGTAGACGTCTCAAGACAGCAACCCGCGACGTCTACGGCGCTTGCCAAAGACAGTGAAGTGGAGGCTTCCGCCGAGTCGACGaaggcggacgaggaggaggcgggtcacgacggcgacgacacATCGGAAAGAGAGCAAGAAGAGGCCCCCGGTGTTCCTGAAACCCAGGTCTCGGATTCCCTTTTCGATGATCTGTCCATTTACAGTGAGCAGGAGCTTCGGCTGATTCTCAAGCTACTGCTTCAGCAagccgaggagacagacagggAGGAAGCCTCTCACGatgccgccccgccgccgtcttccggCGGACATCCCGCCGTGAGGCCCGATATGGCTCTGCGACCATGGGAGTCAGatgaggcggaagacgcagactTGAGTTCCGCCCCATACACGCCTGCAGTACCCCTAGAGGAGCTCTTGAGGACCCGGGAACCAGTAGGAGACCTGAAGGACATTCCCCGCTATACGCTCATTGAGCTTCTCGAGAAGTTATCGACCTTTATTGCAGCCTTGCCTTTTGATGACTTCCTCAACGCGCCTAGTGCCTTCACAActgagcagctgcgcgatgTGGTTGGGCTTGCGCTcgcccgcatgcagcaggGGACTTACACTGCGGAGGACTCGACAGTAGTGAGACGCATCGCCAAATGGAGAGACCGCCGAGAGAAGTATGCCTACTTCAAAAAAAGAGCCAATGCTGAGAGCGACAGCTCCGAGGAAGTTGAGGAAGCACGGACTGATaccgacgacgcaggcgccacagAGGCAACTTGCACTGCACCCCACAACCGCAGGTCATCTGCTTCTGAGGGAGCCGCAGCttctggcggcggagagaaTGCCGGAGTGTCGCAGCAAAGGCCCGTCAAGCCGCACGGAACAAGAGGCCAGACGCCCGGCGAAACAGACCCCTTGGAGACTGCGTTTGCAGGTTTGAGCCTCTCTCGTCCGTCGGGGACTCTCGACCTAGATCAGCTGAGTCGCTTGTCGGTGGCGATGAGCAAGGGGGTATACGGCGTGAAGACTTTCGCGCCGCGACCCaaagagaaggcagcagacAGTCAGCCGGCGGAAGGACTCGGCggtgaggccgcggccgagggcgaggaagaaattGACGTCGCGGATCTCGACGACTCGTCCTTCGATGCGACGATAGGCTCTGGAGGAGAGCCCTCATCCTGCGACTACAGCGAAGGCTTCCTGGGTTTCGCTGACCAAGCAGAGGTGGACGGGATGACGCCAGAGGAGCTGAcactcgcaggcgcggacgtGTGCGAAATGGGCACAACAACGCTCAGGAAAATCTTAgcaagcgaagaaaacgcacTCTACCGACCGCGATACTTGAAGGCTAAAGCCGACATCGACGCCCTTTCCTGGCGCCAGCTCCGCGACGCGTACACAGAACTCTCACGTCGGGCACGCGGCGATGAAGAGACAGATATTGTTctgggagagaggcagatcatctccgacggcgaaggcggcgacgaggaagcggggGCCGCGGATGATGCCGGCTCTCCGGGCGCACTGGGCGCGCGTggcaaggcgaagagaccgcggaagaagccaaagcgcccaggcgccgaaggcgaagcagacaccgagagggcgggcgcgcctggcagttcgctgcaggcgctcacGTGGACGTTCGATCCTGACATCTACACCGATTCCacaggcgagggcgagggggagCGActtcgcagaggccgagCTGTGGCGACTGCGGCAGGCGGGTGCTTGCGATACGTCGCGGCGCACATGAAAAAACCCGAGGGACCTGGATCTATGCCGTCTAATTCAACTCCAACAGACCCCGCGGGGCTTACGAAGCTCCCTTCGCCCGCGCATGCATTGGATTCAAAATGCGGAGTCAacgcagaaggagagagtTCCGGGGAGCATGGGCCTTCTGATGGTCCACGTGACGACCAAGTATcctcagcagcgcctccggtttcttcttctgctggcGAGGATGAtgactcgctcgccgccggctctgcgctctctttgagtgcctctgcgccggtTGTCGAGGCGAAGGACCCAGAAGGGGCAAGCGCTGCGGCCGTTCCTTCGGAGGAGGCTTCGATCTCGCCTCGCGTGGCCATGCGCTCacgcagcccccccccccccctttccgcgtctcctgGCTTCGCCGCtttccgcagcctcggcctttctccgcgcgtctctgcagcggcgagcgcctgcctgggcttctccgccgcgccgtcggctgTGCAGAGAGTCGCCATTCCTCGCGTGCTGGAGTTTCTGAGGAACCCAGCAGGAGACCGCCCGCGGGGCGCCGTCGTCATCGGCGCACAGACCGGGAGCGGGAAGACTCTCGCCTACCTCCTGCCTCTTGTGCACCACCTCAAACTGGATGAAGACAGGGAAAAACCGGCCGGGGGGCGTGCGACTCCGAGCGGGCGAAGAGCGCACGCCGCCAACAGGGGGGAGGAAACATCCAGCGACAGCAGTCTCCTCTcgcacgcctccgcgccgacctCCCTCGTCCCTGCCTGGGAAGAGGGGTTCGATGAGGACGCGCTTTACGATAATGCGCTTCGACTCTTTGATCAGAAAGAAGcgggccgcccgcgcgcgctgaTTCTCACGCCCACTTGGGAGCTGTCGGACCAAGTCGTGCGCACCCTGAAGGCACTCAcagcttcctctcctctcccatCCCTGGCAAGCGACCCGGCGTTCGCTCCAACGGAGTCGGAAGACCAGCACATGCGCTCGCCGACGGAGGGGCTAGCCGCACCGAGACTTTCTGTCCTCGGCCTGGCGGGGGGTGACTCGCTGGGGctccagcgccagcagctgcgggcCCGAACGCGTTTGGACGTGGTCGTggggacgccgccgcggatcCTGAAGCTCGCCGAGTGGGGTCTATTGAAACTGAATCGCTTACGGTATTTGGTGATtgacgaagcagacgccATGCTTCTGTCTGAAGGCTTCGACGCCGAGATCAAAGAGATCGTCAAGACACTCGACTcaggcggcgagcagcgtctccaggggcctgcggagacccgcaggcgccaggGGGGCTCGGGCCATGACCCCGAGAACGCCACCAGAAACAAAGGCGGAAGGACAACCGAGGCCGCCCCAAGGGAGTGGGAGAAAGGAATCGCGAGGATTCCCGTtatcgcagccgccgcaacGGTGTCTTCGCGGCTAGGGAGGGCGCTGGAAAACCTCaccggaggaggcgcagcagagctccTGGAGGCGCCGGGAATGCACGTGCCTCCAGACAGCGTTCGCCACGAGATGATTGACGTGGGCGGTAGAGACAAACTGGAAGTTTTGCGGGAGCTTCTGCGGTCTCACGAAGGCATTCGCGCTGCCAGAAAGGTGCTCATTTTTACCAACAGCATTCAggcctgccgcgcgtgtgACTTCGCTGCGAGGGACATTCTCGCACGGAAAtcaggcagcagcgggaaAGTTTCGGTGAGTGCTGCATACCGCGCATCAGCGGCCGAGGACGAGCGAATCTTAATTACGTTTTAGCGAGAGGAACGACTTCCTCGAGAGATGTGCGCGACTAGAACACGCAGATTCCAGAGGTACCACATTCAACTGGCGCAGAAACGGTTTTTTTCATAGAAGGATTTGCGAAGTGCCAACGGAGAACCGCACGCATGTCAGGAGGAGAGTCCAAGGGTTTAGGGTAGAAGACACGGGCTGCACCGTGAAGTTTTGCTGCAGCAGGCAGTGGAGGGCTCCACGTGCGGAGACGTAACGTACAGATCTGTCGGGTGCTCAGGAGGCCGCGTGCACTGTAATGGCAACGCTTCCGAACAATCATTTTCTTTGCTCTCTTCTATGCCTGCCGCGGTTGTCTGCTCTCTCAGAGCTGTCACGGGTCCATGCCTCCGGCTACTCGCAAAGTGCAATTCAAGCGTTTCGCCGACGGGACGTGCAAGTTCCTCGTATGTACGGAtctggcgagccgcgggcTCGATCTACCAGCTGTCGGCGCGGTGATTCTTTTCGACTTCCCTCTTTCCCCTGTCGAATACCTGCACAGGTAACGGAGATGAGGGTTTGGGGTTTGGGCTGACGCTTGCGTGGAGGAGTTGGCCGGGTAGGATGATCCGAAGGGACTCTTTTCTGCAGCGTCCGCGGTCGCTGCACTCTTCACGTGGCCTGGTGCTTTCGTGGaactgcggaggcagcgaccACGTTTGAGGCAATCCGGCGTTCGCGGTGCGATGGGGCTGGGCGTTTACGACTGTGAGGGTTTCTCCAGATGAGCACAGCGTGCCTAGCATAAAGTGAAAAACCTGCGTTGCCTCGTCCTGCAACAAAAACAGGGAGCAAAGCTTGCGTTGAAGTATAGTGAAGACAGTGGTGTTCTGTGCCTCGATATGGTCTTTCTGGAAGACGCATTAAGTTCTGTCCGTGCTGCACTCGGCGCTGAGGAGGGGTCGCTGCCCCGACAGGCCCGAACCTGGGGCCTTGGCTGCTGTAGGGACGCCCGGCCGGTGGAATACCCTTCCGACGTTTTCGTTGGTGGAGACAAAATGGAGATACACTACAGTGCCTGGTGGAAGGCGCCGAtgtgtctgtctgtgtgGCTGGGCTGTGCAGGACGGGTCGAACTGGGCGCATGGGGGCGAAGGGCTTggtcgtctccctcgtgaCGAAAAAGGATCGCGTGCTAGCCACTGCAATTCAGCGGGCGCTAGAGAAAGGGACCGCGAGTTTGGTGGAGCTTTCGGCAGACAAGGCCGACTACCAGAAGGGCGGCAGACTCCACTTTTTGTCTCAAGCAGGTGAGTGCCCACTGCGTGGGCGCGTATCTGCTGCCCCAGTTCGTTTCGATTCCAGTCGAGAGACCGAGGAAGCACGAGAGCGACGGATTCAATGCTGGTCGCGTGTCTATGTTTTCTCACACAGGAGGATACCACGCGAAGGACCGGAAGCTCAGCGAACCCTACAGAGGGCCCAGCAAAGCCAGAAGATCGGGCTGGAAACCGCCGAAGTAAGCTCAGCCGTGACCCGGCCGAACGTAGAGACGAGCGTAGAGACAACGTCAAAACGGCTGCACGAGCAACGTTCTAGCGGGCTTACACACTAGCCGGCCGCCTGTGACGCGGCACAGAGCGGAAGAAATAATGAAAGAGAATGCGCTGCTGAGCCGCAACGCATAAAAAAAGCGTACACACCCAGCCAGACGACACGCGTCAGACGCTCTTCTGCCTCAGCGTCTAGAGCCCTGAAGTTCTTGATggacgcatatatatatatatatatatatatatatatatatatatatatatatatatatatatatatatatatatatataacggAAAAGGACACTGAATGCGGCACTGCGTCAGGAGCACGAACCTCGAAGCAGCTAGACAGACGCCtacggcgcggcgccacccACAAGGGAGCGTGCGCCCAGTTTTCTGCTCTGCCTGGCCATGCATAGAGATTAGCCTGACccctcgccgcagaggcacacGCGACCCGACGCCAGGATCCGCGTTTCTATCAGCTGTGCCTCTCATGCGCTCGGTCGCCGCATCTCGCCGTCACTTGGGTGGAGCGTCTGACACCGAGGTTGTTTGGCTCTGTGTGgactgcgcggcgcaggccggcaGGGTGGCATCAGGAACGGGCTGAGAGcatgcgccgtcgccagcagaagcgcgagaaggagcgagATCGGtggagaggaaaagagaaacggaaaaaagaagaacaACGGCAACGAtcgaagcgcggcgcggtgATTGCTGCGGCCAAGCGGAAGCTGTCGtgagagcggcagcgccgagccTCATTAAGACTTGAAACTGGAGACTCAGAACAGAAAACTCGAGAGTAACCGTGAACGATAAAAACGACCAGGTCTGGTAATGTGACTCATGAAGGACAGTGGGTACGAGTAAAAACCGAGGAGGTTCAATACGAATCTATCGCCGACTCTGCATCCTCCTCGTGGTGGCGCCCGTTGCGACAGCAGGACTTAACTGTCTACGCTGTCAGATTGACGACCCACGCGCGCGGTCCGGCCGGCAACGATTTTCTAGAGCGAGTACGCCGTTGCTATGTGAAACGGGACTCGAAGTAGCGTGGACTTCTTCGTGATGCAGACAAACCTTGCAACTCTACTTCGGCGCCAAACACTTTCGCTTCTATGTTTCGAAACCTACGATGTGCATCCAGCATCCGCCCTCGACCACTCGCCAGGTGTCTGGCATTCGTGACGCCGCCCCTCTTTTAATCTGACACGTAGCAGTACACTATACAGAACTGACGGGGAAGGGTATCAAAACGAAATTCAGGTCGCATGCAGCACCAGTTTCGCATGTCCCGCTAAAAAAAGACATTTTGGTCAAGGCAGATTACCACGTGCATAACGCAGCAGAGCGCGTTCGTTTACTTGCTATGAGCGCTGCTTCTAGGCAGACAAGAGACTACGTGTGGTGTCTGCGGATTTTCGTTAGAGCCCTCCGCCTAGTGGCGCTGACGTCGAGTGCGTTTTGTCAGGAGCGGTTGCAAAGTAGGAGCTGCGGAAAGATCCGCGGGGTCCACTTAAGGGGGAAGAATTCACCAAGATGCATGAATTAGGTCTTCGTTGAGCGGTAGAACTACAAAGAAATCGCGAATCGGACcggagagacgaagcgaaCATGACGCGCATACAAAGGATTACAAGAAAGGACCCGCACGCTTTTCTTCTTGTAACTCTGTGTCCCGGCCTTTCGACTGCACTGTCTTGACTCCTGGGCACGAAACAAAACCCACAGATACCCGCCACTCCGTTCGTgacgagcggcggcgccagggaTAGTCTGCTgacgtctctctgcgctcaACACATCTAACATGCGCGCCCGTCTCcctgtctcttttctcccCTAGGCATGCTGCTGTCCGCGAGACATGCGAGTCGATTTATATATACAGCGAGCGACAAGACGGCCGCAGCACGGTCGAGAAGCTGACCATCCACATCGTAGGACTGCGTTTATTCCCTTAGCATTTCTTCACTTCAACGAGCAAACGCCGTTGGAAACGTCAAAGGTCGACGCGTTCGACTTGAGAAACTGCGCCATCTTCTCACTGACGCCCGCCGGCTTCTTCACCTTCTGGCCCAAAGTCGCCAGAGGCGTCTTGCCGTTCTTCTTCAAAAACTCAACGAGGGCGCTCTTGtacgccgcggcgtcgctgcccgcCTTCTGCGGGGCCTGACCCTTAGCcggggctgcggagggctTGGCTGTTCACAAATCAACACACGCGAGAAAACTTCAACTTGTAACGACATCACACACCTCACCGACCCCTCGCAGGTCGCGTTGCGGACAGACGCGTATAGAGAGCCGTACGCAGGACCAGCTCCGAAGCGACTGTCTTCGGcaaaggcgacagagagaccCACACGCCAGTTCCTGCGGCCAAGCAAAGACGGTCACTCGATGCCTCTCACGACAGGCTCGCCCCGCATGTTTACATTCGAAGGTAGAGATACGTGCATGAAGTGAAATTTACCGACTCAGAATAACTACATACAACTACAACCTGTATTGAGAGGTTTTATATTTCCTCCGGAACTAACCCTTCTTATTGCTGGGGCTAGCGGCTTCGATGGCCTTGCGCTTCTTGTCAGCGCCCTTCTTGGCCTGCGGCgactcgtcttcttcctcgtcatcctcgtcttcgtcctcatcATCATCATCCTCCTCGTCGACCTCCTCGTCatcgccgccgaggcagtTCTCTCCGTCCTGAAATCGCAGCCCACAACACGACAAAGAACGTGAATGTCAGGagcgcaaaaaaaaaaaaacccgAAGATGCGCACACGTGAACAATGCACGACGAATGTATGCGAATTCGTTTAAGTTGACACACAACAGTGCTGACGCCGTTGTACTACGCCGAGCACCTAATCTGCTCCGTCCCCGAGGAAGTCTGCAACAAAAGCTCTCACCTCATCATCCTCGTCCTCATCATCATCATCCTCAtcatcttcgtcgtcgtcaccTCCAGTCAGGGCCTTCATCTCAGCCTCATCTGCAAGCGTACGCACACACGCCATGGATTCCGTCTGTGAAAGCCAGAAGACACCAGATTCGCAAATACTtgcattcatatatatatatatatatataactgTAAGCAAGCTGGAGACATCACCAGACGCGTCTTCTTTCCCCCAAGATCCCTTTTTCTCTAGACTTCCGGCGGCAAACAAACACCGTCCTTGAAATCATGGCCGCCTGTCGTGCGCCGTGCCCACTGACTGCAAGGCGAAGCACTCCCAGCCCCGTGGACCGCCCACGAAGACAAGATGTGCAGGCACACGGTAGCACACGCCACCGCCAGTGCATCGCCACCGGATGTTGATCCTTCCCAGCCCGTTTCGTCGGTGGCTGGGACTTGCATCCTTCCTTATGGAAGAACGAAGGAAGATGCAAGGCACGGAACACATATTCTTGGCTGCGTGAAATGATCCCCAGGCGAGACCTCCCGGCGGATGCCGAGGGCGTATGCACACCTGACAACCTTAGAACCAGCCGAACGCAGAAATCCACACGGCCCCCCAAAGCGCGTTCGCGTTGCGAAAGGAACGCGATTAATACTATTTcaaagaggcgcagcgactaCGAATCGCAGGAAGACGCACACGTGTCAGCCAAGAAAAAAAATCGGAAAATCCTACAGGCCACAAGCGGCCCCGACTTTTTAGTAAGGGCACTCTGCTCCGCCTACCTTcatcctcgtcttcgtcgtcctcctcatcCACGTCGCCATCGAGGTCCTCAATCTTGCCGCCCTTCTGCCAGGAAATACACAAACGACACAAATGACGCCCCTTTCATCGCAGCCCATGCCCGCCAGTGTTCCCCTCCGCTCTTCTCTCATTCGTCCACGATCACCCACAAATACATGCACTATATATACTACATAGATATATCCAAATATATTTATTCGTATATATGCACACTGTGTTAGATATTTATATGATTATGTCTGCGAAAAGCGCCTTGCACAGAAAGGGATCTGCACAGCAGATGGGGATGAgcacctccgcctctgcgagcGTGTGTCCTCCCTTGGCTACGGGCTGAACGccccttttttctttttttctcaaGCCTCCATGTACAAGGCTTACTGAGGGCACGTGCTTCTTCGCGTGGTGCATCACGCTCTCCTCCATGTCGgactcgtcttcctcgtcctcggaGTCAAAGTCCTCGGGCTCAGGCTCGAAGTAGCCAGTGAGATGAACCTGGAAGCATGCGAACAAAGGGCGGAAGGAAGACAGGATGAAAAGATTCATGGGACAATCGCTCCTGCCCTCAAGCCATACACCCGTACACACGTGCCTCCAGCCCCGGTACACGAATGCACAGACACCTCTATTCatcgtatatatatacaataCATATATAACAATCTATACATCAAAATATatttataaatatatacatacatggaCGCCTGTTCCCCAGCGTTGGACGCGTTACTGCTGGGAAAGC
The Besnoitia besnoiti strain Bb-Ger1 chromosome VIII, whole genome shotgun sequence genome window above contains:
- a CDS encoding DEAD/DEAH box helicase domain-containing protein (encoded by transcript BESB_085290); protein product: MAAVHLLALLLAVACSGTGAAGRVVLHVGTRQLSSARHARPPSDTFASFAARPVSFSGARGREDLPPASWPRPPDGQGREVACSPSSQSGRSPPCKWRDRSRVGAWHVASRPFPSLPLAPPVRPEWLSHGMFSFVEGLRVIEGGADRASGLRLSERSRAQPKSLQPRPRSLPEAARPSWLSEVLHACSPHSSFACPAFVPSATAFFYCRANASSIPRSLLSSCRSRGASFLRACTSLPSGASPNETLGSPQSLSGSSAALPLARSSGHDDLARHPAAVYAAHSLPECAATQAPRRSLSATSSEHVSHVEDENTERQELRTEGSSGDASEGSSALYASPRVDHRHGAVAEPASRARSVAETEATEGSGNDAETEDGDLSEGEFRSGDTEEEGVDVSFLLKQAEELPREDVENLIQNLQENLPHLFEPVHAKFVKEMHHSLASSAQLRDAQSTASTPSRDTLQISEGVDVSRQQPATSTALAKDSEVEASAESTKADEEEAGHDGDDTSEREQEEAPGVPETQVSDSLFDDLSIYSEQELRLILKLLLQQAEETDREEASHDAAPPPSSGGHPAVRPDMALRPWESDEAEDADLSSAPYTPAVPLEELLRTREPVGDLKDIPRYTLIELLEKLSTFIAALPFDDFLNAPSAFTTEQLRDVVGLALARMQQGTYTAEDSTVVRRIAKWRDRREKYAYFKKRANAESDSSEEVEEARTDTDDAGATEATCTAPHNRRSSASEGAAASGGGENAGVSQQRPVKPHGTRGQTPGETDPLETAFAGLSLSRPSGTLDLDQLSRLSVAMSKGVYGVKTFAPRPKEKAADSQPAEGLGGEAAAEGEEEIDVADLDDSSFDATIGSGGEPSSCDYSEGFLGFADQAEVDGMTPEELTLAGADVCEMGTTTLRKILASEENALYRPRYLKAKADIDALSWRQLRDAYTELSRRARGDEETDIVLGERQIISDGEGGDEEAGAADDAGSPGALGARGKAKRPRKKPKRPGAEGEADTERAGAPGSSLQALTWTFDPDIYTDSTGEGEGERLRRGRAVATAAGGCLRYVAAHMKKPEGPGSMPSNSTPTDPAGLTKLPSPAHALDSKCGVNAEGESSGEHGPSDGPRDDQVSSAAPPVSSSAGEDDDSLAAGSALSLSASAPVVEAKDPEGASAAAVPSEEASISPRVAMRSRSPPPPLSASPGFAAFRSLGLSPRVSAAASACLGFSAAPSAVQRVAIPRVLEFLRNPAGDRPRGAVVIGAQTGSGKTLAYLLPLVHHLKLDEDREKPAGGRATPSGRRAHAANRGEETSSDSSLLSHASAPTSLVPAWEEGFDEDALYDNALRLFDQKEAGRPRALILTPTWELSDQVVRTLKALTASSPLPSLASDPAFAPTESEDQHMRSPTEGLAAPRLSVLGLAGGDSLGLQRQQLRARTRLDVVVGTPPRILKLAEWGLLKLNRLRYLVIDEADAMLLSEGFDAEIKEIVKTLDSGGEQRLQGPAETRRRQGGSGHDPENATRNKGGRTTEAAPREWEKGIARIPVIAAAATVSSRLGRALENLTGGGAAELLEAPGMHVPPDSVRHEMIDVGGRDKLEVLRELLRSHEGIRAARKVLIFTNSIQACRACDFAARDILARKSGSSGKVSSCHGSMPPATRKVQFKRFADGTCKFLVCTDLASRGLDLPAVGAVILFDFPLSPVEYLHRTGRTGRMGAKGLVVSLVTKKDRVLATAIQRALEKGTASLVELSADKADYQKGGRLHFLSQAGGYHAKDRKLSEPYRGPSKARRSGWKPPKPAGWHQERAESMRRRQQKREKERDRWRGKEKRKKEEQRQRSKRGAVIAAAKRKLS
- a CDS encoding nuclear factor NF3 (encoded by transcript BESB_085300); its protein translation is MFYGVVVKPGQTVTLSPEDGGEVLHLSQVCMPHPKDGGRTYVQVTQEGKTYSVCMLQKDKQEFTSLDLFLSTSQGITIKTEGAKNEVHLTGYFEPEPEDFDSEDEEDESDMEESVMHHAKKHVPSKGGKIEDLDGDVDEEDDEDEDEDEAEMKALTGGDDDEDDEDDDDEDEDDEDGENCLGGDDEEVDEEDDDDEDEDEDDEEEDESPQAKKGADKKRKAIEAASPSNKKAKPSAAPAKGQAPQKAGSDAAAYKSALVEFLKKNGKTPLATLGQKVKKPAGVSEKMAQFLKSNASTFDVSNGVCSLK